A single Staphylococcus muscae DNA region contains:
- the mutL gene encoding DNA mismatch repair endonuclease MutL, whose translation MGKIKALQTSLANKIAAGEVVERPSSVVKELLENSIDAGATEINIEVQEAGVTAIRVVDNGSGIGQEDLPLVFHRHATSKLYEDDDLFHIRTLGFRGEALASISSVAKVTLQTSTDGIDGYEVYAEEGAILSQKPAKARQGTDILVSDLFYNTPARLKYIKSLYTELGKITDIMNRMAMSHPDIRMSLTSDGKKILQTNGSGRTNEVMAEIYGMKVARDLLYITGETSDYEIEGFIAKPEHSRSNRHYISLFINGRYIKNFVLNKAVVEGYHTLLTIGRYPIVYLNIKMDPILVDVNVHPTKLEVRLSKEDQLYALIVEKIQAAFQDKVLIPKNDFDKNKPKKVLEKFEQQKIAFEQRQQMTQNSPVTDKIYNHDDIRAASAIDTTDTRSVQGVADETSDSADVSSQTSPVEEVANMYNASTDEQQQNSEDTYHVEQPDTLVETHNVLEEQKNDIHVQNAQESTPRVPYMEVVGQVHGTYIVAQNDTGMYLIDQHAAQERIKYEYFRDKIGEVTNENQSLLIPMTFNFSKDEQLTIEQFRDELEKVGIFLEPFGGHDYIINSYPVWFPPQEVEEIIKDLIEYVLSHKTMNIAKFREEAAIMMSCKKSIKANHYLTKEDMISLINQLREMEDPFTCPHGRPIIINFTNYELERLFKRVQ comes from the coding sequence ATGGGAAAAATTAAAGCGTTACAAACGTCACTTGCCAATAAAATTGCAGCAGGTGAGGTGGTTGAACGTCCGAGCTCCGTTGTGAAGGAATTACTTGAGAATAGTATCGATGCAGGGGCTACTGAAATTAATATAGAAGTACAAGAAGCAGGTGTGACAGCTATCCGTGTTGTGGATAATGGGTCAGGGATAGGTCAAGAAGATTTGCCACTTGTATTTCATCGACATGCTACAAGTAAATTATATGAAGATGACGACTTATTCCATATTCGCACACTCGGTTTTCGTGGAGAAGCGTTGGCAAGTATTTCGTCAGTGGCAAAAGTCACATTACAAACATCAACGGATGGCATTGATGGTTACGAAGTGTATGCAGAAGAAGGTGCCATTCTGTCTCAGAAGCCAGCAAAAGCACGTCAAGGAACGGATATTTTAGTCAGTGATTTATTTTATAATACGCCGGCAAGGCTCAAATATATCAAAAGTTTGTATACAGAACTTGGTAAGATTACAGATATTATGAATCGTATGGCGATGAGTCATCCGGATATTCGTATGTCATTAACAAGTGACGGCAAAAAAATACTTCAAACAAACGGTTCAGGCCGTACGAATGAAGTAATGGCTGAGATTTATGGGATGAAAGTCGCACGAGACTTGTTATACATTACGGGTGAAACGAGCGATTACGAAATTGAAGGGTTTATCGCCAAACCAGAACATTCCCGTAGCAATCGTCATTACATTTCTCTGTTTATTAACGGACGTTATATTAAAAACTTTGTCTTAAATAAAGCAGTGGTGGAAGGATACCATACGTTATTAACGATTGGTCGTTATCCGATTGTGTATTTAAATATTAAAATGGATCCGATATTAGTCGATGTCAATGTCCACCCAACAAAACTGGAAGTACGATTATCGAAAGAAGACCAGTTGTATGCTTTAATCGTGGAAAAAATACAAGCAGCCTTTCAAGATAAAGTGTTGATTCCTAAAAATGATTTTGATAAAAACAAACCAAAAAAAGTACTTGAAAAGTTTGAACAACAAAAAATAGCTTTTGAACAACGTCAGCAAATGACTCAAAATTCGCCAGTCACTGATAAAATATACAATCATGACGATATACGAGCTGCTTCAGCCATTGATACAACAGATACGCGTTCTGTACAAGGTGTAGCAGATGAAACGAGTGATAGCGCAGATGTTTCGTCTCAAACATCGCCAGTTGAAGAAGTTGCAAACATGTACAATGCATCGACTGATGAGCAACAACAAAATAGTGAAGACACATATCATGTTGAACAGCCTGATACGTTAGTGGAGACACATAATGTACTAGAAGAACAAAAGAATGACATCCATGTTCAAAATGCACAAGAATCAACACCACGTGTTCCTTATATGGAAGTCGTTGGACAAGTGCACGGAACATACATTGTTGCACAGAATGACACGGGGATGTATTTGATCGACCAACATGCGGCACAAGAACGTATAAAGTATGAGTACTTCCGAGATAAGATTGGTGAAGTGACGAATGAAAATCAAAGTTTACTCATTCCGATGACATTTAACTTTTCAAAAGATGAACAATTGACAATTGAACAATTTCGGGATGAGTTAGAAAAGGTCGGTATTTTCTTAGAACCATTCGGTGGACATGATTATATCATCAATAGTTATCCAGTCTGGTTCCCACCACAAGAAGTGGAAGAGATTATTAAAGATCTCATCGAATATGTTTTGTCGCATAAAACGATGAATATCGCCAAGTTCCGTGAAGAAGCAGCAATTATGATGAGTTGTAAAAAGTCGATTAAAGCAAATCATTATTTAACGAAAGAAGATATGATCTCGTTGATCAATCAATTAAGAGAGATGGAAGATCCGTTTACGTGCCCGCATGGACGTCCCATCATTATTAACTTTACAAACTATGAATTAGAACGTTTATTTAAGCGTGTTCAATAA
- a CDS encoding glycerol-3-phosphate responsive antiterminator produces MKPHILPAIRSMKDLEKLVKTDYQTCVLLDTHIGHLQGVMQFMQQHLLQPYVHIDLIKGMSHDEFACEYIIQTYRPKGIVSTKMKVIKKAKALGVVTIFRVFIIDSHALERSIELIQRLEPDYVEVLPGIADKVIQQIQQETGAQVIAGGLINTEDEVMRAVKHGATHVTTSDRNLW; encoded by the coding sequence GTGAAACCACATATCTTACCAGCAATCCGATCTATGAAAGACCTTGAAAAATTAGTAAAAACAGACTATCAAACGTGTGTCTTATTGGATACACATATCGGTCATCTACAAGGCGTGATGCAATTTATGCAACAACACCTATTACAACCATATGTTCATATTGACTTGATTAAAGGGATGAGTCATGACGAATTCGCATGTGAGTATATCATTCAAACGTATCGTCCTAAAGGCATTGTCTCAACGAAGATGAAAGTGATCAAAAAAGCGAAGGCACTTGGTGTTGTAACAATCTTCCGTGTATTTATTATAGATAGTCATGCATTAGAACGTAGTATCGAATTGATACAACGCTTGGAACCTGATTATGTTGAAGTATTGCCGGGAATAGCGGATAAAGTGATTCAACAGATTCAACAAGAAACTGGTGCGCAAGTGATAGCGGGTGGCTTGATTAACACAGAAGATGAAGTGATGCGTGCAGTGAAGCATGGCGCAACGCATGTAACAACAAGTGACCGAAATTTATGGTAA
- a CDS encoding MIP/aquaporin family protein: protein MNIYLAEFFGTALLLLMGGGVVANVVLRKSKGEAADWIVIAVGWGLAVTLGVYAVGQFSGAHLNPAVTIAFAMTGDFPWSQVPGYIIAQLLGGIVGAVLTWLTYLPHWRATDDQGAKLGVFSTAPGIRNYMANFLAEIIGTAVLIAGLLFIGANKFTDGLNPLIVGALIVAIGVSLGGPTGYAINPARDLGPRIAHAILPIHNKGNSDWSYAIVPILGPIAGGMLGAAIYLLVFENVFNAWSVISIVLVACTLVLGQVMNKKSSRNDIGKI from the coding sequence ATGAATATTTACTTAGCAGAATTTTTCGGGACAGCGCTCTTACTGTTAATGGGTGGCGGTGTTGTTGCTAACGTTGTATTAAGAAAGTCAAAAGGTGAGGCGGCAGACTGGATTGTTATTGCTGTCGGATGGGGGCTTGCTGTAACGCTCGGTGTGTATGCAGTTGGACAATTCTCAGGTGCGCACTTGAATCCAGCAGTAACAATCGCATTTGCAATGACAGGTGATTTTCCTTGGTCGCAAGTACCGGGATATATCATTGCACAATTGCTAGGTGGTATCGTTGGTGCAGTACTTACTTGGTTGACGTATTTACCACATTGGCGTGCAACAGATGATCAAGGTGCAAAGCTAGGTGTATTTTCAACAGCGCCTGGTATCCGTAACTATATGGCGAACTTTTTAGCCGAGATTATTGGAACAGCTGTTCTAATTGCTGGTTTATTATTCATTGGGGCGAATAAATTCACTGATGGCTTGAACCCACTCATTGTTGGGGCATTAATCGTTGCAATTGGTGTCAGCTTAGGTGGACCAACTGGTTATGCTATTAACCCAGCTCGTGACTTAGGACCTCGTATTGCGCATGCTATTTTACCAATTCATAATAAAGGTAACAGCGACTGGTCATATGCCATCGTACCAATTCTTGGGCCAATCGCAGGTGGTATGCTTGGTGCAGCGATTTACCTACTTGTATTTGAAAATGTATTCAATGCGTGGTCAGTCATCTCTATCGTATTAGTGGCATGTACATTAGTTCTCGGCCAAGTGATGAATAAAAAGTCGTCACGCAATGACATCGGTAAAATTTAA
- the glpK gene encoding glycerol kinase GlpK, whose protein sequence is MGKYILAIDQGTTSSRAILFDENGEICGISQREFKQHFPKSGWVEHDANEIWTSVISVMASVLNENDITASEVAGIGITNQRETTVVWDKKTGRPVYHAIVWQSRQTQHICDQLKKDGHEPLFRKKTGLLLDPYFSGTKVKWILDNVDGAREKAENGDLLFGTIDSWLVWKLSGGKVHVTDYSNASRTLMYNIHDLEWDDELLELLDVPKQMLPEVRPSSEIYCETKDYHFFGQNVPIAGIAGDQQAALFGQACFERGDVKNTYGTGGFMLMNTGEKAVLSDHGLLTTIAYGIDGKVNYALEGSIFVSGSAIQWLRDGLRMIQSAPQSEDYAKRVDDTEGVYVVPAFVGLGTPYWDSEARGAIFGLTRGTKKEHFIRATLESLCYQTRDVIEAMAQDSGIDVNSLRVDGGAVQNNFLMQFQSDLLNIDVERPEVAETTALGAAYLAGIATGFWKDQSHVSNHWKLEKAFEPEMSEEKREQLYKGWKKAVEATQVFKLDDAE, encoded by the coding sequence ATGGGAAAATATATTTTAGCAATCGACCAAGGTACTACGAGTTCAAGAGCGATTTTATTTGATGAAAATGGAGAAATTTGCGGTATTTCACAACGAGAATTTAAACAACACTTTCCAAAATCTGGATGGGTAGAACATGATGCAAATGAAATTTGGACATCAGTCATTTCAGTTATGGCATCTGTTCTAAATGAAAATGATATTACAGCATCAGAAGTAGCAGGAATTGGAATTACAAACCAACGCGAAACAACAGTTGTATGGGATAAAAAGACAGGGCGTCCAGTTTATCACGCAATTGTATGGCAATCACGTCAAACACAACATATTTGTGATCAATTGAAAAAAGACGGTCACGAACCATTATTCCGCAAAAAAACAGGTTTATTGTTAGATCCATACTTTTCAGGGACTAAAGTGAAATGGATTCTTGACAATGTAGATGGCGCACGTGAAAAAGCTGAAAACGGTGATTTACTATTCGGTACGATTGACTCATGGCTTGTATGGAAACTTTCAGGCGGTAAAGTACATGTGACTGATTACTCTAATGCAAGTCGTACATTAATGTACAATATTCATGATCTTGAATGGGATGACGAGTTGCTTGAGTTATTAGACGTACCAAAACAAATGTTACCGGAAGTGCGTCCTTCAAGTGAAATATACTGTGAAACAAAAGACTATCACTTCTTTGGACAAAATGTACCAATTGCAGGTATTGCAGGTGACCAACAAGCTGCACTGTTCGGTCAAGCATGTTTTGAACGTGGTGACGTGAAGAATACGTACGGTACAGGTGGCTTCATGTTAATGAATACAGGTGAAAAAGCGGTACTATCAGATCACGGTTTATTAACAACAATTGCATACGGTATCGATGGCAAAGTGAATTATGCATTGGAAGGGTCTATATTTGTATCAGGATCTGCCATTCAATGGTTACGTGATGGATTGCGTATGATTCAATCTGCACCACAATCAGAAGACTATGCCAAACGTGTAGATGATACTGAAGGTGTATATGTTGTCCCAGCATTTGTAGGTCTTGGAACACCTTATTGGGATTCAGAAGCACGTGGTGCAATTTTTGGATTAACACGTGGTACGAAGAAAGAACACTTCATCCGTGCAACATTAGAATCATTATGTTACCAAACACGTGACGTTATCGAAGCGATGGCGCAAGATTCAGGCATCGACGTGAACAGTCTTCGTGTCGATGGCGGTGCCGTTCAAAATAACTTCTTAATGCAATTCCAATCAGATTTGTTGAACATTGATGTAGAACGCCCAGAAGTAGCAGAAACAACAGCATTAGGGGCGGCATATTTAGCAGGTATTGCGACAGGATTCTGGAAAGATCAATCACATGTCAGCAATCATTGGAAGTTGGAAAAAGCGTTTGAACCTGAAATGTCAGAAGAAAAACGTGAACAATTATATAAAGGTTGGAAAAAAGCAGTAGAAGCAACACAAGTATTCAAGTTAGACGATGCAGAGTAA
- a CDS encoding glycerol-3-phosphate dehydrogenase/oxidase: MSLSTVKRQSVKENMKQDMYDVVVVGGGITGAGIALDASARGMKVALVEMQDFAQGTSSRSTKLVHGGLRYLKQLQVGVVAETGKERAIVYENGPHVTTPEWMLLPMHKGGTFGKFSTSIGLGMYDRLAGVKKSERKKMLSKQQTMDKEPLVKQEGLKGGGYYVEYRTDDARLTIEVMKKAAEQGADIINYAKVTNFLYNDKSKVSGVAVTDLLENETFEIHAKKVVNATGPWVDEVRRADYSKNNKQLRLTKGVHVVIDQSKFPLQQAVYFDTENDGRMIFAIPRDGKAYVGTTDTFYDNDKANPQVNQEDRDYLIDAINYMFPTVNVTDSDIESTWAGIRPLILEEGKDPSEISRKDEVWEGKSGLLTIAGGKLTGYRHMAADIMDLVEKRLKQEYGDKFKDVNTKHITISGGDVGGSANFENFVQEKVEAARKFNLDPEDAEFFARRYGSNADLLFEIAHMAQHQNTGLPLALYVELVYGVQHELVVKPTDFFVRRTGDIYFNIDAVMRYKDIVADVLADLVGYDEATKVRYKAELEKAIDEARFGQHQPAEA, encoded by the coding sequence ATGAGTTTATCAACAGTAAAACGTCAATCAGTAAAAGAAAACATGAAACAAGATATGTACGATGTTGTTGTAGTCGGTGGAGGTATTACAGGGGCAGGTATCGCACTTGACGCATCAGCACGTGGCATGAAAGTCGCACTTGTTGAAATGCAAGACTTCGCACAAGGAACAAGCTCTCGTTCAACAAAACTTGTGCACGGTGGTTTACGTTACTTGAAACAACTACAAGTGGGTGTTGTCGCAGAAACAGGTAAAGAACGTGCGATTGTGTATGAAAACGGTCCACATGTAACAACACCAGAATGGATGTTGTTACCAATGCATAAAGGTGGTACTTTCGGTAAATTCTCAACATCTATCGGATTAGGGATGTATGACCGCCTTGCAGGTGTAAAAAAATCAGAACGTAAAAAAATGTTAAGCAAACAACAAACAATGGACAAAGAACCATTAGTGAAGCAAGAAGGTTTAAAAGGTGGCGGTTACTACGTAGAATACCGCACAGATGATGCACGCTTAACAATTGAAGTAATGAAAAAAGCCGCTGAACAAGGTGCAGACATTATTAACTATGCGAAGGTAACCAATTTCTTATATAATGATAAATCAAAAGTATCTGGCGTTGCAGTCACAGACTTGTTAGAAAATGAAACATTTGAAATCCATGCGAAAAAGGTCGTTAATGCGACAGGTCCATGGGTAGATGAAGTGCGTCGTGCAGATTACTCTAAAAACAACAAACAATTACGCCTAACAAAAGGGGTTCATGTTGTTATTGATCAATCAAAATTCCCATTACAACAAGCAGTTTACTTCGATACAGAAAATGACGGTCGTATGATCTTCGCAATTCCACGTGATGGCAAAGCATACGTTGGGACAACAGACACATTTTATGACAATGACAAAGCGAATCCACAAGTAAACCAAGAAGATCGTGACTATCTCATTGATGCCATTAACTACATGTTCCCAACAGTGAACGTGACAGATAGCGATATTGAATCAACTTGGGCAGGTATTCGTCCACTGATTCTGGAAGAAGGCAAAGATCCATCTGAAATTTCACGTAAAGATGAAGTTTGGGAAGGAAAATCAGGTCTTTTAACAATTGCAGGAGGTAAATTGACGGGTTATCGTCATATGGCTGCTGATATCATGGATCTTGTTGAAAAACGATTGAAACAAGAATACGGAGATAAATTCAAAGATGTGAATACAAAACACATTACCATTTCTGGTGGTGATGTAGGTGGTAGTGCAAACTTCGAAAACTTCGTTCAAGAAAAAGTTGAAGCAGCACGTAAGTTCAATTTAGATCCAGAAGACGCTGAATTTTTTGCACGTCGTTACGGTTCTAACGCAGATTTACTCTTTGAAATTGCACATATGGCACAACATCAAAATACAGGTTTGCCGCTAGCGCTTTATGTTGAACTTGTTTATGGCGTGCAACACGAATTAGTCGTTAAACCAACAGACTTCTTCGTTCGTCGTACAGGTGATATTTACTTCAACATCGATGCTGTGATGCGCTATAAAGATATCGTGGCAGATGTTCTAGCTGACTTAGTCGGTTATGATGAAGCAACGAAAGTTCGCTACAAAGCAGAACTTGAAAAAGCAATCGATGAAGCACGTTTCGGACAACACCAACCTGCAGAAGCATAG
- the miaA gene encoding tRNA (adenosine(37)-N6)-dimethylallyltransferase MiaA, with protein sequence MSEAKPFVVVIVGPTASGKTALSVELAKAISGEVISGDSMQVYKGMDIGTAKITKEEMAGIPHHLIDILEPNENFSAFDFQKRVKPLIEAITARGKVPIIAGGTGLYIQSVLYDYQFDDEEVTPEQAEVVAEKMAALSSYSNEELHDYLGTFDPESKEAIHPNNRQRVERAIAYYYKTKKLMSNRKKSTQLTENYDTLIAGIEMSRETLYQRINKRVDIMLSQGLLDEVQELIDQGYISCQSMQAIGYKEMIPVITEDMDVHTASEQLKQHSRNYAKRQMTWFKNKLDVHWLDREKMSLTSMLSELTTQINKRRF encoded by the coding sequence ATGAGTGAAGCAAAACCTTTCGTCGTTGTGATTGTCGGACCAACGGCTAGTGGTAAAACAGCATTGAGTGTCGAACTAGCGAAAGCAATAAGTGGTGAAGTGATTAGTGGAGATTCGATGCAAGTATATAAAGGTATGGATATTGGAACAGCAAAAATTACAAAAGAAGAAATGGCAGGTATTCCACATCATTTGATTGATATTTTAGAACCGAATGAGAATTTCTCTGCCTTTGACTTTCAAAAACGTGTGAAGCCATTAATTGAAGCTATTACAGCTCGAGGAAAAGTACCAATCATTGCAGGCGGCACAGGTTTGTATATACAATCTGTTTTATACGACTATCAGTTTGATGATGAAGAAGTGACACCTGAACAAGCAGAAGTCGTAGCTGAGAAAATGGCGGCGTTATCATCGTATTCAAATGAAGAACTGCATGATTATTTAGGGACTTTTGATCCAGAATCTAAGGAAGCGATTCACCCAAATAACCGTCAAAGGGTGGAAAGAGCCATTGCATATTATTATAAAACAAAAAAACTTATGAGTAATCGCAAGAAAAGTACCCAGTTAACAGAAAATTATGATACATTAATAGCAGGGATAGAAATGTCGCGCGAAACATTATATCAAAGAATAAATAAACGCGTCGATATCATGTTGTCTCAAGGTTTATTGGATGAAGTGCAAGAACTGATTGATCAAGGGTATATTTCGTGTCAAAGTATGCAAGCGATAGGATATAAAGAAATGATTCCTGTAATAACAGAAGATATGGATGTTCATACTGCTAGTGAACAGCTGAAGCAACATTCACGCAACTATGCAAAAAGGCAGATGACCTGGTTCAAAAACAAATTAGATGTTCATTGGTTAGATAGAGAGAAGATGTCACTTACTTCAATGTTATCTGAGCTCACAACCCAAATAAACAAAAGGAGATTTTAA
- the hfq gene encoding RNA chaperone Hfq → MVEKRNIQDEYLETFKNEEKELTVFLTNGFQLRGTLYDYDKYVIDFYSQDRHHIIYKHAISTFVEGA, encoded by the coding sequence ATGGTTGAGAAAAGAAACATTCAAGATGAGTACCTTGAAACTTTCAAGAATGAGGAGAAGGAGCTGACAGTCTTTTTGACGAATGGGTTCCAATTACGTGGCACATTATATGACTACGATAAGTATGTCATTGACTTTTACTCACAAGACCGACACCATATCATCTATAAACATGCGATTAGTACGTTTGTAGAAGGGGCATAA
- a CDS encoding glutathione peroxidase, which produces MSLYDIEVTKTDGTTYPLEKYKGEVLLIVNTASECGFTSQFGGLEELYQTYKDQGFTVLGFPCNQFGKQEPGTGQEAETNCKLNYGVTFPMHEKIDVNGDNAHPLFKHLKEQQSGVLGENIKWNFTKFLINRHGEVIHRYSPQKTPEKLKRDIEKLL; this is translated from the coding sequence ATGAGTTTATACGATATCGAAGTAACTAAAACAGATGGTACAACTTATCCACTTGAAAAATATAAGGGTGAAGTTTTACTCATCGTCAATACAGCAAGTGAATGTGGCTTCACATCACAATTTGGTGGTTTGGAAGAATTATACCAAACTTACAAAGATCAAGGATTTACAGTACTCGGTTTTCCTTGTAACCAATTCGGTAAGCAAGAACCAGGTACAGGACAAGAAGCTGAAACGAACTGTAAGTTGAACTATGGTGTCACGTTCCCAATGCATGAAAAAATTGATGTAAATGGAGATAACGCACACCCATTATTCAAACATTTGAAAGAACAACAATCGGGTGTATTGGGAGAAAATATTAAATGGAATTTCACAAAGTTCTTAATCAATCGTCATGGTGAAGTGATACATCGCTATTCTCCACAAAAGACGCCTGAAAAATTAAAAAGAGATATTGAAAAATTATTATAA
- the hflX gene encoding GTPase HflX gives MQKQKPISTKKVREKAVLIGVDLYQSEYDFDSTMQELEALANTCELDVKGDFSQRKNFVDQRYYVGKGKLQEIEDFIEFHEIDVLVANDELTTAQSKNLNQRLGIKIIDRTQLILEIFALRAKSREGQLQVEYAQLDYLLPRLMGHGKSLSRLGGGIGTRGPGETKLETDRRHIRTRMTEIRRKLEEVSAHRERYRQKRDQQDIFQIALVGYTNAGKSSWFNTLTEAGTYEKDQLFATLDPKTRQLKLNEGFEVVISDTVGFIQKLPTTLIEAFKSTLEEAKRADMLLHVVDASHPDYKSQYDTVNDLIKTLDMDNIPQIVLFNKRDLHSGPRPVTNKPMVFVSSKNEDDIEKVKSILISQMKEQMTYYQIEVPSHEAKQLYDLKQHTLVTYLEFDEMTNKYKVEGYKKYRK, from the coding sequence ATGCAAAAACAAAAACCAATCTCGACAAAAAAGGTACGTGAAAAAGCAGTATTGATTGGGGTGGATCTCTATCAATCGGAATATGATTTTGACAGTACAATGCAAGAGTTAGAGGCATTGGCGAATACATGTGAACTTGATGTTAAAGGCGACTTTTCACAACGTAAAAACTTTGTAGATCAACGCTATTATGTTGGAAAAGGAAAACTACAAGAAATAGAGGATTTTATTGAATTTCATGAAATAGACGTGTTAGTCGCCAATGATGAACTTACCACAGCACAATCGAAAAATTTAAATCAACGATTAGGTATTAAGATTATTGACCGGACACAGTTGATACTAGAAATATTCGCCTTGAGAGCGAAGAGTCGAGAAGGGCAGCTACAAGTTGAATATGCCCAACTGGATTATTTACTACCACGTTTAATGGGTCATGGTAAGAGCTTGTCACGTCTCGGTGGAGGCATTGGAACAAGAGGTCCTGGTGAGACCAAGTTAGAAACAGATCGACGACATATTCGAACACGTATGACGGAAATCAGGCGAAAGTTGGAAGAAGTTTCAGCACATCGAGAACGATATCGTCAAAAGCGTGACCAACAAGACATCTTCCAAATCGCACTCGTAGGCTATACGAATGCTGGGAAATCGTCTTGGTTTAATACATTGACAGAGGCTGGTACATACGAAAAAGATCAGCTATTTGCGACTTTGGATCCGAAAACACGTCAATTGAAGTTGAATGAAGGATTTGAAGTGGTGATCTCAGATACAGTTGGATTTATTCAAAAATTGCCAACAACACTGATTGAAGCATTCAAATCAACGTTAGAAGAAGCGAAACGTGCTGATATGTTATTACATGTCGTCGATGCAAGTCATCCAGATTACAAATCACAATATGATACCGTAAATGACTTGATTAAGACATTAGATATGGATAACATTCCACAAATCGTCTTGTTTAATAAGCGAGATCTACACAGTGGGCCACGTCCAGTGACAAACAAACCAATGGTATTCGTATCTTCTAAAAATGAAGATGATATTGAAAAAGTAAAATCCATATTGATTTCTCAAATGAAAGAACAGATGACGTATTATCAAATTGAAGTACCGAGTCATGAAGCGAAACAATTGTATGACTTGAAGCAACACACACTTGTCACTTACCTTGAGTTTGATGAAATGACAAACAAATATAAAGTTGAAGGATATAAAAAATATAGAAAGTAG
- a CDS encoding aminotransferase class I/II-fold pyridoxal phosphate-dependent enzyme, with protein MKDLSQLITEVEETLTPYFKEIEKRAYENQAKVLDAFHKIKITETDLLGSTGYGYDDFGRDHLEAVYAETFKAEDALVRPQIISGTHAITVALQSLLKPGDALMYITGSPYDTLLEVIGVNGSGIESLKEYGIDYQEVPLNQGAIDVKAVLEAVTPKTKVIAIQRSKGYDQRPSITVDEIESAISQIKAVYPELIVFVDNCYGEFVEKREPIEVGADLIAGSLIKNPGGGLAKIGGYIAGRKNLVERCGYRLTAPGIGKEAGASLNALHEMYQGFFMSPHVVSQSLKGALFTSLLLERCNMQTTPSYDAPRTDLIQTVSFNSAEQMIQFCQSIQAASPVNAHFSPEPSYMPGYEDDVIMAAGTFIQGASIELTADGPIREPYEVYVQGGLTYEHVKIAVTRAVEKMLNEGLISI; from the coding sequence ATGAAAGACTTATCACAATTGATTACAGAAGTAGAAGAAACACTCACACCTTATTTTAAAGAAATAGAGAAGCGTGCTTATGAAAATCAAGCAAAAGTGCTCGATGCTTTTCATAAAATAAAAATTACAGAAACAGATTTACTAGGTTCAACGGGATATGGTTATGACGATTTTGGTCGAGATCATTTAGAAGCGGTATATGCTGAAACATTTAAAGCAGAAGATGCATTGGTACGGCCACAAATTATCTCAGGTACACATGCAATTACAGTCGCATTGCAAAGTTTGTTGAAGCCTGGAGATGCACTGATGTATATCACAGGAAGTCCGTATGATACGTTACTTGAAGTAATCGGAGTCAATGGTTCTGGGATTGAAAGCCTAAAGGAATATGGTATTGACTATCAAGAAGTACCGTTAAATCAAGGAGCAATTGATGTTAAAGCCGTATTAGAAGCTGTGACGCCTAAAACAAAAGTCATTGCGATACAACGTTCAAAAGGTTATGATCAACGACCATCTATTACAGTTGATGAAATTGAGTCTGCCATTTCACAAATCAAAGCAGTTTATCCAGAATTGATTGTGTTTGTAGATAATTGCTATGGTGAGTTTGTGGAGAAACGTGAACCAATTGAAGTAGGGGCCGATTTAATTGCAGGATCACTGATTAAAAACCCAGGTGGTGGACTTGCGAAAATCGGTGGGTATATTGCAGGTCGTAAAAATCTTGTAGAACGTTGTGGTTATCGTTTGACTGCACCGGGAATTGGTAAGGAAGCAGGCGCTTCATTGAATGCATTGCACGAAATGTATCAAGGTTTCTTTATGAGTCCACATGTGGTAAGTCAAAGTTTAAAAGGGGCTTTATTTACAAGTCTGTTGTTAGAACGTTGTAATATGCAGACAACACCAAGTTACGATGCACCAAGAACGGATTTAATTCAAACTGTTTCATTTAATAGTGCAGAACAGATGATTCAATTCTGCCAGAGCATTCAAGCTGCTTCACCTGTCAATGCACATTTCAGCCCTGAACCAAGCTATATGCCAGGGTATGAGGATGATGTCATTATGGCAGCAGGGACATTTATACAAGGTGCGTCGATTGAATTAACTGCAGATGGTCCGATTCGTGAACCATATGAGGTATATGTTCAAGGCGGCTTAACATACGAACATGTTAAAATTGCCGTAACACGTGCGGTTGAAAAAATGTTAAATGAAGGACTTATTTCAATTTAA